A section of the Amblyomma americanum isolate KBUSLIRL-KWMA chromosome 2, ASM5285725v1, whole genome shotgun sequence genome encodes:
- the LOC144119285 gene encoding scoloptoxin SSD20-like, producing MEHTVKEAIDAGRLHNQLFPRDVVQHEETADLDVLYALKERGHNLAPFTWLGTVVAIHRRSPGEYTACGDYRNLAVASADGGQPA from the exons ATGGAGCACACCGTGAAGGAGGCCATCGATGCGGGGCGCCTGCACAACCAGCTATTCCCGCGCGACGTCGTTCAGCACGAGGAGACGGCAGACCTG GATGTTCTGTACGCGCTAAAGGAACGCGGCCACAACCTAGCACCGTTTACGTGGCTAGGAACCGTGGTGGCTATACACAGGAGGAGCCCCGGCGAATATACTGCGTGCGGGGACTACCGCAACCTGGCCGTCGCCTCGGCAGACGGAGGGCAGCCCGCCTAG
- the LOC144120243 gene encoding scoloptoxin SSD14-like → MYRDNDNASLVGAKAVAAFGELMGYELLLNVTGSRVAWRDLFDDAIKLAEGGVTVYEQLAKSIAAAANNPDSQIRKVLSNPNTTHLLKVGDKFHNRKLAETLRKIAGSDKKGRFLESGYEIQAMVKELRELGGVLTLKDFEDFRAQLESPVSVLLSRDEWLFTTPAPTSGAVLAFVVSVLDRFRREGLLADDELSAHRLVEALKFGFARRFQLGDPDSFEIKESVEKVLKKLLSVNESNAVALKLITESAHEDASYYGLQLSSIEDHGSGHVCIVAADGDALCLVSSINTEFGAHMVSKVTGIWYNNEMNDFSTPYAKNVYGLGASSNNYIRAGMRPVSSLCPVVVVDARGDVLFAASATGGQLIISALAQA, encoded by the exons ATGTACCGCGATAATGACAACGCGTCACTAGTAG GGGCCAAGGCGGTCGCTGCCTTCGGTGAGCTGATGGGCTACGAACTGCTGCTGAACGTCACCGGGAGTCGCGTGGCCTGGCGGGACCTTTTCGACGACGCCATCAAGCTGGCAGAGGGTGGCGTCACGGTCTATGAGCAGCTCGCCAAAAGCATTGCTGCTGCGGCCAACAACCCCGACAGCCAAATCAG GAAGGTTCTGTCCAACCCGAACACGACGCACTTGCTGAAGGTCGGGGACAAGTTCCACAACAGGAAGTTGGCGGAGACGCTGCGGAAGATAGCCGGGAGCGACAAGAAAGGCCGCTTCTTAGAATCGGGCTACGAAATCCAGGCCATGGTCAAGGAACTGCGAGAACTGG GCGGCGTTCTGACTCTGAAGGACTTCGAAGACTTCCGGGCACAGCTGGAGTCCCCGGTGTCGGTGCTCCTCTCGCGGGACGAGTGGCTGTTCACGACGCCGGCGCCGACGTCGGGCGCCGTGCTCGCCTTTGTGGTGTCGGTGCTGGACAGGTTCCGACGTGAGGGTCTCCTCGCCGACGACGAGCTGAGCGCACATCGCCTCGTCGAAGCGCTCAAGTTCGGGTTCGCCAGGCGCTTCCAGCTGGGAGACCCCGACTCGTTCGAGATCAAGGAG TCTGTGGAGAAAGTGCTGAAGAAGCTGCTCAGCGTGAACGAGTCCAACGCGGTGGCCCTGAAGCTAATCACGGAGTCGGCACACGAGGACGCCAGCTACTACGGCCTGCAGCTGTCATCCATCGAGGACCACGGCTCGGGACATGTCTGCATCGTGGCGGCCGACGGCGACGCACTCTGCCTCGTCTCCAGCATCAACACGGA GTTCGGCGCCCACATGGTGTCGAAAGTGACCGGCATCTGGTACAACAACGAGATGAACGATTTCTCGACACCGTACGCGAAGAACGTGTACGGCCTGGGGGCGAGCAGCAACAACTACATCCGGGCCGGTATGCGGCCCGTGTCGTCACTCTGCCCCGTCGTGGTGGTGGACGCTCGCGGGGATGTCCTCTTCGCCGCCAGTGCCACGGGCGGGCAGCTCATCATATCCGCACTTGCACAGGCATGA